In Lactiplantibacillus pentosus, the sequence GCAATCAGGTGTAAAAGCCTTGATTGCCGGTTTTTTTGTCGCCAAAATTGCAATTTGCAAGTGCTCGAAACGGCTACGCTGAGATGCAAAGGATTCCGGCTCTTCGTCAAGTGGAGTTGAGACAATCTTTATGAAGTAGGGTCCCAAGTTCAAATATCATCATCTCCCTTGGTGATTGAATCCGTATCGGATGGTGCTAAGTGCTAGAGCAGGATTTAAGGACGACATTAGATGCAACCGAATGCTGTGAATGACTTCAACTCGAGCAGAATGTGGGCGATTGATCATGGCTTTCGGTGTGATTAGCTTAGCCGCTGAGCAGCCGCCATTTTAATTGCTTCATTCGAAGATATCCTCAAAAAGAATGAATTTTTATACGCAAAACTGGTATCGCTTTCTTTGCTGATACGGTAAGATAAGATTGAAGTTGGCAGTTAAACCTCACCTGGAGCAACAAAACCAGCATTACGATAATGCGCTTGGAGCACCTGAACAGCGCCACTTTTCACGCCTTAAAGGGATAGTGACGGCGTTTAAATCCAAGTTCGGGTATAAATGGATATAGGCCAAGTAGATGTCACTGGTAAATGGCAGTTTACGGGCTTGGCGAGCGTACTGAGCGTTCGTGGGGCTTGTTGCCTTTTTATCCATGATTAGTTAGACAAACTTTAAGCAACTTTTCTGAGCTGATGGGGACAAATTGCCACTCGCACAAAATTACCGTTAGCGGTAAGCTTAGTTCAAGCTTGATTCGTTTTTAGCGAAGCAGGCCTTGCTAACTAAATCATGACGAGGAGGAACCACGAATGCCAGTTACAAAAATTAAGTTACATGAAACCATGACCTACCGCGAACATGCGATTACGAGTAAATCATTTTCCCGCAAACTCGGTATCGACTTACCATTTGCAATGTACGCGATGGCCGCCGGTGAAAGCATCAGTGCCGAACAGTCGACCTTAACGCGACTCTTTGAAGTTGTAGATGGGACGTTGACCGTACAGTTTGCGGATGAGAGCCAACAGACCGTCGCCACTGGAGAAATGCTGGTGGTGCCCGCCAATACGGTGCACACCTTGCTCGCAGCGCAGCCCTGCCAGTTTATTCAATTCGAAACGAAGTAAGGCGGTTATCAAATTAATCAGTAACATATTGAGGAGGAATTTCAATGAGTTTAATCGACAAAATCGACCATGCCAAAGTGCTTAAATTGACGGACCAAATTCCACTAGATGAGGATCAAGTTAATAGTCGGACGTTGGTTCAGCGTGACGATTTGAGTATGACGCTTTTTTCAATCGCGACCGACCAAGAGATTGGCGGTCATTCGGCGCAAGGTGACGCCATGGTCAATGTTTTGAGTGGCATCGCGGAAGTGACCATTGAAGGAACGGTATATCGCTTGACGGCGGGGCAGTCCATCGTAATTCCTAAGGACGCGCGTCATTCGTTGTATGCGGTGGAAGGCTTTCAGATGTTGCTGGTGGTCGTCAAACCAGCTTAGACGGGTGCTTATGGGAAAGGGACGGTGGTCCGATGGCCGAATATACCTTCATTGGTGACATTCACAGTGCGGCGGATGACCTGGCCGTATTGCTAGCTGATACGAGCATTACGCAAACGCGGTTGATTTTCCTGGGTGATTACATAGATGGAACGGCTGGTCGTCATTTGGGCCATCTCACGCAACCAGCACCGCTGGATCCGTTGGGCGTGATAGCTCAAGTTCAGCAACGGGTCAGAGATTATGGTGACGTGGCATTGTGTGGCAACCACGATGATTTTTGGGTGCAAACGGCCCGCGGTGATGATGAGGCTGCCGCGACCTGGGTTTTGAATGGCGGGCACCGAACCTGGCGCAAACTCGGCATTTATACGTCGAATTTGAACACGGTGCGGCGTGCGCTGAATCAGGAACCACTATTAGCGGCGACTAAATTTCTGGCAAGCTTACCAACGATTTGGCAACAAGGACACTTAATTGCGATGCATGCAGGCGTGGATTGGCGATGGCCGTTGGCACAACAGACCCGCGATACGCTACTTTGGATTCGCGACGACTACTATTTTGATGGCGGCGGCCAGCCGCACCGCAATTTATTTGACCGAGTACTGGTGACCGGTCATACGCCGGTTCAAAGCTTCGAAAATCCGCAGATGGGGTACGTGAAGCTTCAGGCGGATGCAGAGGACACGCCTCGTTACGTTATCGACGGTGGAAGTCGTTCCGGATTGTTTGATGGTGGTATCTGTGCGCTAACACTGACAACGCAAGGTAAAGTGGCCCGGATGAAACGGGTCATCAACCGTAAAATCTACGACGGCCAACAACTGGTGACGCCGGAAATGGTTAGCGGGAGTTAGTGACGTTCCGTAGTCCTGCATAGATGAAAGTTAATGGCACCTCACACACGCATAAACGTCAGTAAAACGGCCACCATCGGCTTCAATTGACCGATGGTGGCCGTTTGTGCACGCTGACTAGCAAACGTATCCCTTACAAGAGATACAGCCAGCCTAAGCCACCTAGAATAATTAGGGCCAATAAATTAAGACCAGTAAAGACTTTTAAAAAGTGTCGGAGTGGTTGTTGCTCATCAAAGGACAATTGTTTGAGTGCCAGCAAGTTCGCTAGGGATGCCACTAGTGACCCTAAGCCACCGATGTTGACGCCCATAAATAGCGCTGGCAGTTGCTGGGTGAAGTGGGCGAGTAAAATGACAGCGGGGACATTGCTGATGACCTGGCTTGTCAGGATACTCGTCAAATAAACAGTTGATGGCGTCTGAGTTAGCCAAGCCACCCCTTTCGTGACTGTCGTGTTATGGCTGATGGCGCTCACGAAGACAAAGAAGCAGATGAAGGTGAGTAACAGTGCGTAGTCAACTTCATAAAAAGTTTGGCGGTTGATTCCGGCGGCAACGAGCATGCTGATCAGGACCACTAACCAAATCGGTATCAGGCCGAAGATACCCGCCATTATGAGAATTAAGAGCGCACCTGCCAATAGTGCTTTGTTGGTGTCGACAGATCGACGCTCTGTTTGCGGTGGCACTAGTGGTTGTCGTGGTAACCAGTGACTAAGGACCAATAATAAGCCGAGACTCGCTAACATGAGCGGGGTCGATAACTGAAAAAATTGCCCTAAGTTGACGTGGAAGAAGGTTACGAGAAACAAGTTTTGGGGATTGCCAATCGGCGTAAATGCACTGCCAAGATTAGCAGCCATGACCATTAGGGTGACTGGGTAAGCAATTGACAAACGTTGCTGCCGTGCAACGACCGTAAAAAGTGGAATTAGTGTTAAAATCGCGACATCGTTAGTCAATAGCATGGCACCGCCAAAGGCCAGTAAGATGAAGAACTGACACATTTGCCGGGTGTTTGCAGATTTTTGAAGAAGCCAGTCACTCAAACGATTGAGCAGGTGTAGTGCGCGCAATAATTGAACGCAGAGCATCAAGGCAAATAGCGTGCCGATAGTTGTCCAATTGATGTCCTGGATGCTCGGCGTGCCAATCAACAGACTCATAATGGCACAAGTTAAGGTAATCAGGAAGATTTTGTCGCGTAACGTTCGCTTCAGAATGGTCGCCAAGGCCCGCACCTCCTCGTAGCTAGATTGGCCTTAACTTAACCATACTGAAGGTGGACCTGTAAACTGATATACATCTCCCTCTCGTCAAACCTCGCTTAGCTGGCGGACTGTGGGTGACGTATCCGAGGCCATTGCAGGAATCAGCTTGACAGTGGATGTTTTGCTAAGCAGTGTCGGGGGGTGCAATGGGAACCGGGCATGTTAAAGTAAAAAAAACGGTTTGAAGCTCGCAAGCTTCAAACCGTTTTGATTTGTTATCGATTATTGTTCAGCGCACAGTCAGGCGTCATGCCGGTGTGCCGACTGGCCAAAGAACCACAGGTAAGCGCCATAAATCGCGTTGGCCAACATTACGAGTTGGAGTGCCAACATCGATGCCGCGGCCGGACTGAAGCCTCTCAATTGGTTGAACCAAATAATGACGTTAATGACGTCTAGCGTGATCCAAGCGACCCACTGGGAACGATAGCCGTTGACCATTAACACGCTACCGACGATACCTAGTGGGAGTAGCGTGGCATCTAAATAGATTTGATTCCCGTTCAGTTGCTTACTAAAGTGTAAGACGATCGCATAGACGAGTACCGCTAAGATGAACCAGCTCAGCCCGGCGAGTTTGCTGAGCTTGCGGCCAGTCAATTCACTGGAGTCCGCTTGGGCTGCCATTTTACGGTGCCAGACGGTAATCCCAACGAACTGCATAACGAGGTAAAAGGACTGCGCTGCAATGTCACCAATCAG encodes:
- a CDS encoding SLC13 family permease; translation: MATILKRTLRDKIFLITLTCAIMSLLIGTPSIQDINWTTIGTLFALMLCVQLLRALHLLNRLSDWLLQKSANTRQMCQFFILLAFGGAMLLTNDVAILTLIPLFTVVARQQRLSIAYPVTLMVMAANLGSAFTPIGNPQNLFLVTFFHVNLGQFFQLSTPLMLASLGLLLVLSHWLPRQPLVPPQTERRSVDTNKALLAGALLILIMAGIFGLIPIWLVVLISMLVAAGINRQTFYEVDYALLLTFICFFVFVSAISHNTTVTKGVAWLTQTPSTVYLTSILTSQVISNVPAVILLAHFTQQLPALFMGVNIGGLGSLVASLANLLALKQLSFDEQQPLRHFLKVFTGLNLLALIILGGLGWLYLL
- a CDS encoding cupin domain-containing protein, with translation MPVTKIKLHETMTYREHAITSKSFSRKLGIDLPFAMYAMAAGESISAEQSTLTRLFEVVDGTLTVQFADESQQTVATGEMLVVPANTVHTLLAAQPCQFIQFETK
- the pnuC gene encoding nicotinamide riboside transporter PnuC, translated to MNQSKRALPNLNMLVRQLKQDVTTLPTAMRAVFNWQRGVTELRTLRPATKLMMATMLIVTILGFILGKDYSLHGWIGLLTGITVVINLILVDQGRLTNYSWGIIACAAWLTTAITNRLIGDIAAQSFYLVMQFVGITVWHRKMAAQADSSELTGRKLSKLAGLSWFILAVLVYAIVLHFSKQLNGNQIYLDATLLPLGIVGSVLMVNGYRSQWVAWITLDVINVIIWFNQLRGFSPAAASMLALQLVMLANAIYGAYLWFFGQSAHRHDA
- a CDS encoding cupin domain-containing protein: MSLIDKIDHAKVLKLTDQIPLDEDQVNSRTLVQRDDLSMTLFSIATDQEIGGHSAQGDAMVNVLSGIAEVTIEGTVYRLTAGQSIVIPKDARHSLYAVEGFQMLLVVVKPA
- a CDS encoding metallophosphoesterase — encoded protein: MAEYTFIGDIHSAADDLAVLLADTSITQTRLIFLGDYIDGTAGRHLGHLTQPAPLDPLGVIAQVQQRVRDYGDVALCGNHDDFWVQTARGDDEAAATWVLNGGHRTWRKLGIYTSNLNTVRRALNQEPLLAATKFLASLPTIWQQGHLIAMHAGVDWRWPLAQQTRDTLLWIRDDYYFDGGGQPHRNLFDRVLVTGHTPVQSFENPQMGYVKLQADAEDTPRYVIDGGSRSGLFDGGICALTLTTQGKVARMKRVINRKIYDGQQLVTPEMVSGS